One genomic segment of Hordeum vulgare subsp. vulgare chromosome 2H, MorexV3_pseudomolecules_assembly, whole genome shotgun sequence includes these proteins:
- the LOC123425218 gene encoding putative pentatricopeptide repeat-containing protein At3g23330, producing MQPRPLAAVAVAATAPFPPSWAHQVRAAATQGDFLHAIALFLRMRAADAPAAPRSAVPASLPAALKCCSALGLPALGASLHALALRSGAFADRFTANALLNLYCKLPAALCCSPSTDDAAGESLESIRKVFDDMPEKDPVSWNTVVFGYAEKGRHQEALGVFREMWTDGCRPNSFTLSSVLPIFAKCSDVRKGMEVHGFATRNGFIDDVFVGSSLIDMYANCTRTDYSVKVFDNLPWRDAILWNSMLAGCAQNGSVEDALGIFRRMLHSGVRPLPRTFSSLIPACGNFASLLLGKQLHAYVIFGGFDGNMFISSSLIDMYCKCGNVSIARHIFDRMQSPDTVSWTAMIMGHALHGPAREALLLFDRMELGNVKPNHITFLAVLTACSHAGLVDEGWKYFNRMSDCYGIAPSLEHHGALADILGRAGELEEAYSFISKMQIKPTASVWSTLLRACKVHKNTVLAEKVAKKIFELEPRSMGSHVILSNTYSCSGRWNEAAHLRRSMRKKGMKKEPACSWIELKNKRHVFVAHDKSHPWYERIIGALNVFSEQMVRQGYVPNTEDVFQDLEEEQKSHVLCGHSEKLAMVFGILNTPPGTTVRVMKNLRICVDCHTVTKFLSKIAERDIVMRDANRFHHFKDGNCSCGDFW from the coding sequence ATGCAGCCGCGGCCcctggcggcggtggcggtggccgcCACCGCGCCATTCCCTCCGTCATGGGCGCACCAGGTCCGCGCGGCGGCgacccagggggacttcctccacgCCATCGCGCTCTTCCTCCGGATGCGCGCCGCCGACGCCCCCGCCGCACCCCGCTCCGCCGTCCCGGCCTCCCTCCCGGCCGCGCTCAAATGCTGCTCCGCCCTCGGCCTCCCCGCCCTGGGCGCGTCCCTCCACGCGCTCGCGCTCCGCTCCGGCGCCTTCGCCGACCGCTTCACCGCCAACGCGCTCCTCAACCTCTACTGCAAGCTCCCTGCGGCGTTGTGCTGCTCCCCCTCGACGGATGACGCGGCAGGAGAGTCGTTAGAGAGCATACGGAAGGTGTTTGACGATATGCCCGAGAAGGACCCCGTGTCCTGGAACACAGTGGTGTTCGGGTATGCGGAGAAGGGGAGGCACCAAGAAGCTCTGGGAGTGTTCAGGGAGATGTGGACAGATGGGTGCAGGCCCAACTCGTTTACCTTGTCGAGTGTGCTGCCGATCTTTGCCAAGTGCTCGGACGTTAGGAAGGGAATGGAAGTGCATGGCTTTGCAACCAGAAACGGGTTTATCGATGATGTGTTCGTTGGCAGCAGCCTGATCGATATGTACGCGAACTGCACTCGGACGGATTACTCGGTCAAGGTGTTTGACAATCTCCCGTGGCGCGATGCAATCCTGTGGAACTCAATGCTTGCAGGGTGTGCACAGAATGGATCCGTGGAGGATGCTCTTGGAATATTTCGGCGCATGCTGCATTCCGGAGTTAGACCTCTGCCTCGTACTTTCTCGAGCCTCATACCTGCCTGTGGAAATTTTGCTTCGTTGCTTCTCGGCAAGCAGCTGCATGCGTACGTGATCTTTGGAGGGTTTGACGGTAATATGTTCATATCTAGCTCCCTGATTGACATGTATTGCAAATGTGGAAACGTGAGCATAGCTCGTCACATCTTTGATCGAATGCAGTCACCTGATACTGTGTCCTGGACTGCGATGATCATGGGACATGCATTACATGGTCCAGCAAGAGAGGCTCTGTTGTTGTTTGACAGGATGGAGTTGGGAAATGTGAAGCCTAATCATATCACCTTTCTAGCTGTTTTAACTGCATGCAGTCATGCTGGATTGGTGGACGAGGGTTGGAAGTATTTCAACAGAATGTCCGACTGTTATGGCATCGCTCCTTctcttgagcatcatggagcacttGCAGATATCCTTGGCCGTGCAGGGGAGTTGGAAGAAGCCTACAGTTTCATTTCTAAGATGCAGATAAAACCAACCGCAAGTGTCTGGTCCACGTTGTTAAGGGCTTGCAAGGTCCACAAAAATACCGTGTTAGCTGAAAAAGTTGCCAAGAAAATCTTTGAGCTTGAACCTAGGAGCATGGGATCTCATGTAATTTTATCAAACACGTATTCATGTTCCGGGAGATGGAATGAAGCAGCACACCTGCGGCGATCCATGAGAAAGAAAGGCATGAAGAAGGAACCAGCTTGCAGTTGGATTGAATTGAAGAACAAGCGGCATGTTTTTGTGGCTCATGATAAGTCCCATCCTTGGTATGAAAGGATTATTGGTGCACTTAATGTTTTCTCAGAGCAGATGGTACGTCAAGGTTATGTTCCGAATACAGAGGATGTTTTCCAGGATCTTGAAGAAGAGCAGAAGAGCCATGTGTTATGTGGTCACAGTGAAAAGCTTGCTATGGTATTTGGTATTTTAAATACACCTCCTGGAACAACAGTTCGTGTGATGAAAAATCTTCGAATTTGTGTTGACTGCCACACGGTAACAAAATTTCTTTCAAAGATAGCTGAGAGGGATATTGTTATGCGTGATGCAAACCGTTTTCACCATTTTAAGGATGGAAACTGTTCTTGTGGTGACTTTTGGTGA